One Papaver somniferum cultivar HN1 chromosome 10, ASM357369v1, whole genome shotgun sequence genomic window carries:
- the LOC113318011 gene encoding LOW QUALITY PROTEIN: probable alpha,alpha-trehalose-phosphate synthase [UDP-forming] 9 (The sequence of the model RefSeq protein was modified relative to this genomic sequence to represent the inferred CDS: inserted 1 base in 1 codon), with translation MVSRSRVNILDLASGDFLDFPPTPRSLPRVMTVPGVISDLDGGESYDGDSDAPSSIYRERKIIVANLLPLHAERDKEKIGGWSFSMDEDSLLLQMKDGFSSETEVIYVGCLKVDIDPSXQEEVAQKLLEDFGCVPTFLPPDLQKKFYHKFCKQQLWPLFHYMLPISPDHGERFNRSLWQAYVSANKIFADKVMEVINPEEDYVWVHDYHLMILPTFLRKRFNRVKLGFFLHSPFPSSEIYRTLPVRDEILKSMLNSDLIGFHTFDYARHFLSCCSRMLGLDYESKRGHIGLEYFGRTVYIKILPVGVHMGRLKSVLNLPSTHMKVKEIQEQFKGKKIIVGVDDMDIFKGISLKLLAMEQLLQQHTELQGQLVLVQIVKPARSTGKDVQEAKRETYTTAKRINETYGSPGYDPVILIDHQIPLYETIAYYCVAECCIVNAVRDGMNLVPYKYVVCRQGSPLVDEATNISSPSCRTSMLVVSEFIGCSPSLSGAIRVNPWDVDAVADALNVVITIPDAEKQLRHEKHYRYVSTHDVAYWARSFMQDLERACKDHFSKRCWGIGFGLGFRVVSLSPNFRKLSIDHIVSIYKRTNRRAIFLDYDGTIVPQTSMSKTPSREVISILNNLCRDPKNIVFIVSGRGKDSLGEWFTPCEKLGVAAEHGYFIRWGTSSDWETCNLVADFDWKRIAEPVMQLYTETTDGSFIEFKESALVWHHQDADPDFGSCQAKELLDHLENVLANEPVVVKRGQHIVEVKPQGVSKGLVADKLISTMVSRGQAPDFVLCIGDDRSDEDMFETISTTVTNPSLPAVPEIFACTVGQKPSKAKYYVDDTSDVVRMLKGLAAASNIKPTTHSPPVQVSFESAY, from the exons ATGGTTTCCAGATCCCGCGTAAACATTTTGGACTTGGCTTCTGGTGATTTTTTGGATTTCCCTCCGACTCCTAGATCGCTCCCAAGAGTGATGACTGTTCCTGGTGTTATATCCGACTTAGATGGTGGTGAAAGTTACGATGGAGATTCAGATGCTCCTTCAAGTATTTACCGGGAACGTAAAATTATCGTTGCAAATCTACTACCCCTGCATGCTGAAAGAGATAAAGAGAAAATTGGCGGATGGTCCTTTAGTATGGATGAAGATTCACTTCTCTTGCAAATGAAGGATGGTTTCTCGTCCGAAACTGAGGTTATTTATGTTGGTTGTCTGAAGGTTGATATAGATCCAA AACAAGAAGAAGTTGCTCAGAAACTTCTGGAGGATTTTGGGTGTGTCCCAACATTTCTGCCCCCTGACCTACAGAAAAAATTCTATCATAAATTCTGTAAGCAACAGTTGTGGCCCCTTTTTCATTACATGCTTCCAATTAGCCCCGATCACGGTGAACGCTTTAACAGATCACTGTGGCAGGCTTATGTATCTGCAAATAAAATATTTGCAGATAAAGTCATGGAAGTAATCAATCCGGAGGAGGATTATGTCTGGGTTCATGACTACCACCTAATGATTCTCCCCACCTTCTTAAGAAAGCGCTTCAACAGAGTCAAACTTGGGTTCTTCCTTCACAGCCCGTTCCCCTCATCAGAGATCTACAGGACACTGCCAGTTAGAGATGAAATTCTGAAGTCAATGCTGAATTCGGATCTTATTGGTTTTCATACTTTTGATTATGCTCGACACTTCCTCTCTTGTTGTAGTAGGATGTTGGGCCTTGACTATGAATCTAAGCGGGGACACATTGGTCTCGAATATTTTGGTCGCACTGTGTACATAAAAATTCTGCCGGTGGGTGTTCACATGGGTCGGCTTAAATCTGTACTGAATCTCCCTTCTACGCATATGAAAGTTAAAGAGATCCAAGAACAGTTCAAGGGTAAAAAAATTATTGTGGGTGTGGATGACATGGACATATTCAAAGGCATTAGCCTAAAGTTACTTGCTATGGAGCAGCTTTTGCAGCAACACACCGAGTTGCAAGGCCAGTTAGTCTTGGTTCAAATTGTGAAACCAGCTCGAAGCACCGGAAAAGATGTACAAGAAGCAAAAAGGGAAACTTACACAACTGCCAAAAGGATCAACGAGACTTATGGTTCACCAGGCTATGACCCTGTCATTTTGATTGATCATCAGATACCCCTTTATGAGACGATTGCTTATTATTGTGTGGCAGAATGCTGCATAGTAAATGCGGTGAGAGATGGGATGAACCTAGTTCCATACAAATATGTTGTCTGCAGGCAAGGGTCCCCTTTGGTGGATGAAGCTACAAATATCAGTTCGCCATCCTGTCGTACGAGCATGCTTGTTGTCTCCGAATTTATAGGTTGCTCACCATCTTTGAGTGGAGCAATTAGGGTTAACCCTTGGGACGTTGATGCCGTAGCTGATGCCTTAAATGTCGTCATTACCATTCCTGATGCTGAGAAGCAATTACGGCACGAGAAGCACTATCGATATGTTAGTACTCATGATGTGGCTTACTGGGCTCGCAGCTTCATGCAGGATTTGGAGAGAGCATGCAAGGATCACTTCAGTAAACGTTGCTGGGGCATCGGTTTTGGTCTGGGATTTAGAGTTGTTTCTCTTTCTCCTAATTTCAGGAAGCTTTCCATTGACCACATTGTATCCATTTACAAGAGAACCAATAGAAGAGCAATATTCCTGGATTACGATGGCACAATTGTACCACAGACTTCTATGAGTAAAACTCCCAGTCGTGAAGTTATCTCTATTTTGAACAACCTTTGTAGAGATCCTAAAAACATTGTTTTCATCGTTAGTGGAAGAGGAAAGGATTCTCTAGGCGAGTGGTTCACTCCATGTGAAAAGTTAGGAGTAGCAGCTGAGCATGGATACTTCATACG GTGGGGTACAAGCTCTGATTGGGAAACCTGTAATTTGGTTGCTGATTTTGATTGGAAAAGAATTGCAGAGCCTGTGATGCAATTATATACAGAGACAACTGATGGGTCCTTTATAGAATTTAAGGAGAGTGCTTTGGTGTGGCACCATCAAGATGCAGACCCTGATTTTGGATCCTGCCAGGCTAAAGAGTTGCTAGACCATCTGGAAAATGTTCTTGCAAATGAGCCAGTGGTTGTTAAAAGGGGACAGCATATTGTTGAAGTTAAACCACAG GGAGTAAGTAAAGGGTTAGTCGCAGATAAACTTATTTCCACCATGGTCAGTAGAGGACAGGCACCGGATTTTGTGCTGTGCATAGGAGATGACAGATCAGATGAGGATATGTTTGAGACAATATCGACCACAGTTACTAACCCTTCACTACCTGCAGTTCCTGAGATATTTGCGTGCACCGTTGGACAAAAACCAAGCAAGGCTAAGTACTACGTTGATGATAccagtgatgttgtgagaatgcTGAAAGGCCTTGCTGCTGCTTCAAATATAAAACCCACTACACACAGTCCTCCTGTGCAAGTTTCTTTTGAAAGTGCTTATTGA
- the LOC113318012 gene encoding expansin-A1-like, protein MVCSKHLIWLLIAITWFSSKLSEGREYPWTKAHATFYGDSSGSETMQGACGYGNLFQQGYGLETAALSTALFNGGLTCGACFEIRCYNSAQWCLKGSVRVTATNFCPPNYSLPNDNGGWCNPPRKHFDLSLPMFLKIAQYRAGIVPVLFRRIPCLKQGGIKFEIKGNPYWMLVLVYNVGGTGNVVDVKVKGSKTNEWVQMSRNWGQNWQTSEQLLGQSLSFRVTTQGGRTVQSDNVAPANWEFGKTYEGRNNIGSV, encoded by the exons ATGGTTTGCAGTAAGCATTTGATATGGCTTCTCATAGCCATCACTTGGTTTTCTTCCAAACTGTCCGAAGGTCGTGAATACCCATGGACTAAAGCTCATGCCACTTTCTATGGTGACAGTTCGGGCAGTGAAACTATGC AGGGAGCTTGTGGATACGGCAATCTATTCCAACAAGGATACGGCCTAGAGACAGCAGCGTTAAGCACTGCACTCTTCAATGGCGGTTTAACATGTGGTGCATGCTTCGAAATCAGATGCTACAATAGTGCACAATGGTGTTTGAAAGGCAGTGTTCGTGTAACCGCAACAAACTTTTGTCCTCCGAATTACAGCTTACCAAACGATAACGGTGGTTGGTGCAACCCTCCTAGGAAACATTTCGATCTATCTTTGCCAATGTTTCTCAAAATCGCCCAATACAGGGCTGGAATCGTACCAGTACTGTTCCGAAGGATACCCTGTCTTAAGCAAGGCGGTATTAAATTTGAGATCAAGGGAAATCCATATTGGATGCTTGTGTTAGTTTACAATGTTGGCGGCACCGGTAATGTTGTAGACGTGAAAGTTAAAGGGTCAAAAACGAACGAGTGGGTTCAAATGTCGCGCAATTGGGGTCAGAATTGGCAAACATCTGAGCAATTGCTTGGACAGAGCTTGTCATTCCGAGTTACCACTCAAGGAGGCAGGACGGTTCAATCTGATAATGTTGCTCCAGCTAATTGGGAATTTGGGAAGACATACGAAGGAAGAAACAACATTGGATCGGTTTAA